One Elusimicrobiaceae bacterium DNA window includes the following coding sequences:
- the deoC gene encoding deoxyribose-phosphate aldolase, which produces TPTVKALEARDAIANGADEIDMVINVGALKSGNDALVFDDIRAVREATRGHVLKVIIETAYLTDEEKVRACAMSKQAQADFVKTSTGFGPGGATAADVALMRKVVGSGMGVKASGGIRNTEDAQAMIKAGASRLGTSASIGIVTGLQGASSGY; this is translated from the coding sequence CCACGCCGACCGTGAAAGCCCTGGAGGCGCGCGACGCAATCGCCAACGGCGCGGACGAAATTGACATGGTGATAAACGTGGGCGCGCTCAAGTCCGGCAACGACGCGCTGGTGTTCGACGATATCAGGGCCGTGCGCGAGGCTACGCGCGGGCATGTCCTTAAAGTGATTATCGAAACCGCGTATCTGACCGACGAGGAGAAAGTGCGCGCGTGCGCCATGTCGAAACAGGCGCAGGCGGATTTTGTAAAGACCTCCACCGGGTTCGGGCCGGGCGGCGCGACGGCGGCCGATGTGGCCCTGATGCGCAAAGTGGTCGGCAGTGGAATGGGAGTGAAGGCGTCCGGCGGGATCCGCAACACCGAAGACGCCCAGGCGATGATCAAGGCCGGAGCGAGCAGGCTGGGCACAAGTGCGAGCATCGGAATCGTGACGGGGCTGCAAGGCGCTTCGAGCGGCTATTAA
- a CDS encoding DnaA/Hda family protein, protein MIKYWEIRAMPSPEDESRHCLYLDGDTIDVDMLLMKLGNICSRPLMAEPPYTYALYLYDTNEEILLKSERVVADIVRRSQRRKGRKAELAPDNFGKLQNPASEFTPSSETIVERDALYAPPETLYTAFAEPEPVRRGKPGARPGRRPSRDTPREKTKDSSRPEMPAEPAVSFKPELAPAVQEEVEALERGRKGMIKELRFTVIPEVPPNPAAPPPRPALRPAGPVPPRAMQPAGPAKAEPDASDRLMPAPPRVPVKPTIRQVSPPPQQRPPVQTVRQAAPAPQQQRPPAQTVRQAAPAPQPVNPTQPSGPADMMDMFNSGNLRMTASSLRLTSSSAGPVKQGAAVPAKAKAVAGKREPWTVDAPLNPIFTAERLIPSVNRFAHAAALSTIDSPGSMYNPLFMHGVAGSGKTHFLSAVAYGIGAKKGADKVFVTDGTRFSRGVHQMILRNTVADFEAKLMGMEAICIDDIHLMALGEENRRYIAGWLAEFKKARKQIVVTSSVSGPAVRELETRLGFEFSSSKSAVELKAPAEEQKREVVREMVSWLDANIAEEEQDSYLVRRDSNLSAVLRSMLRLKAMETIVPAHNPPLTTVNMLDIIFGGASEAEGDPNDAELKKVQNFTPKGTGGWGKWGFFGPMGQDRYLDWVMASITERAKELGLAGSFVPAARMEYDPSMLAASAFKIAEECDSKDLYGAVVLGVPGSDSQKMAVFSESLRHMLGSLSVRLAWFDREKLRAPSSYVRVLLDLLG, encoded by the coding sequence ATGATCAAATACTGGGAAATAAGAGCGATGCCGTCGCCGGAGGACGAGAGCAGACACTGTCTGTACCTCGACGGCGACACTATTGATGTTGATATGCTGCTTATGAAACTGGGCAATATCTGCAGCCGGCCGCTGATGGCCGAGCCGCCATATACTTACGCTCTGTATCTGTACGATACGAATGAGGAAATTCTTTTGAAAAGCGAGCGGGTTGTTGCCGATATCGTGCGGCGCAGCCAGCGCAGAAAAGGAAGGAAAGCGGAGCTTGCGCCTGACAATTTCGGGAAACTTCAAAATCCGGCGTCCGAGTTCACGCCGAGCTCGGAAACCATTGTAGAGCGTGACGCGCTGTACGCGCCGCCGGAAACGCTGTACACCGCTTTTGCCGAGCCGGAACCGGTTCGGCGCGGCAAGCCGGGCGCCCGGCCCGGCCGGCGGCCCTCAAGGGATACGCCGCGCGAAAAGACGAAAGATTCTTCCCGGCCGGAAATGCCGGCGGAACCGGCGGTTTCGTTCAAGCCGGAGCTTGCTCCCGCCGTGCAGGAGGAAGTGGAGGCGCTTGAGCGCGGCCGCAAAGGCATGATCAAGGAGCTGAGATTCACTGTTATCCCGGAAGTGCCGCCCAATCCCGCCGCGCCCCCGCCCAGACCGGCATTGCGTCCGGCGGGCCCTGTGCCGCCGCGCGCGATGCAGCCTGCCGGTCCGGCCAAGGCCGAGCCGGACGCGTCGGACCGGCTGATGCCGGCGCCGCCGCGCGTGCCGGTGAAACCGACTATTCGCCAGGTCAGCCCTCCGCCTCAGCAGCGTCCGCCCGTACAGACCGTGCGGCAGGCCGCGCCCGCGCCGCAGCAGCAGCGTCCTCCCGCACAGACCGTGCGGCAGGCTGCGCCCGCGCCGCAGCCGGTCAACCCGACACAGCCGTCCGGTCCGGCCGATATGATGGATATGTTTAACAGTGGCAATTTGAGGATGACTGCGTCTTCGCTGCGGCTGACCTCGTCGTCCGCGGGGCCGGTGAAACAGGGCGCGGCCGTGCCTGCGAAAGCAAAGGCTGTGGCGGGCAAGCGCGAGCCGTGGACGGTGGACGCGCCGCTTAATCCGATTTTTACCGCGGAGCGGCTGATTCCTTCGGTCAACCGGTTCGCGCACGCGGCGGCGCTTTCGACGATAGACAGCCCGGGCAGCATGTATAACCCGCTTTTCATGCATGGAGTGGCGGGTTCCGGCAAGACGCATTTTCTGTCGGCTGTGGCCTACGGCATCGGCGCTAAAAAAGGCGCGGACAAAGTGTTTGTAACCGACGGCACGCGTTTTTCGCGCGGCGTACACCAGATGATTCTGCGCAATACCGTGGCGGATTTCGAGGCGAAGCTGATGGGGATGGAGGCCATCTGCATAGATGACATTCACCTGATGGCGCTGGGCGAGGAGAACCGCCGTTATATCGCCGGCTGGCTGGCGGAGTTTAAAAAAGCCCGCAAGCAGATAGTGGTAACGTCTTCGGTGTCCGGTCCGGCGGTGCGCGAACTGGAAACGCGGCTGGGGTTCGAGTTCAGCTCCTCCAAGTCCGCGGTCGAGCTGAAAGCGCCGGCCGAGGAACAGAAACGCGAGGTGGTGCGCGAAATGGTGTCATGGCTTGACGCCAACATAGCCGAAGAGGAGCAGGACAGCTATCTGGTGCGGCGCGACAGCAATCTCAGCGCGGTTTTGCGTTCGATGCTGCGGCTCAAGGCCATGGAAACGATAGTGCCGGCGCATAATCCGCCGCTGACTACGGTAAATATGCTCGATATCATTTTCGGCGGCGCGAGCGAGGCGGAAGGCGACCCGAATGATGCCGAATTGAAAAAAGTCCAGAATTTTACGCCCAAAGGAACCGGCGGCTGGGGCAAGTGGGGCTTTTTCGGGCCGATGGGGCAGGACCGGTATCTTGACTGGGTGATGGCCAGCATTACCGAGCGAGCCAAGGAGCTTGGCCTGGCGGGCAGTTTTGTGCCTGCCGCCAGAATGGAGTATGATCCGTCCATGCTGGCCGCGTCGGCGTTTAAAATCGCGGAGGAATGCGATTCCAAGGATCTGTACGGTGCGGTGGTGCTCGGAGTGCCGGGTTCGGACTCACAGAAAATGGCGGTGTTTTCCGAGTCGCTGCGGCATATGCTGGGGAGCCTGTCGGTGCGGCTGGCCTGGTTCGACCGGGAAAAGCTGCGCGCGCCGTCTTCCTATGTGAGAGTGTTGCTTGATCTGCTGGGGTAA
- a CDS encoding BMC domain-containing protein, translating into MKEALGLVETKGFIGMIEASDAMAKAAKVTLIGYEKIGSAYVTTMCKGEVGAVRAAVEAGAAAAQKVGELVGIHVIPRPHDGLDRYMDKISVRAD; encoded by the coding sequence ATGAAAGAAGCATTGGGGCTGGTTGAAACGAAAGGTTTTATCGGGATGATCGAAGCGTCCGACGCGATGGCGAAAGCCGCGAAAGTCACGCTGATCGGCTATGAAAAAATCGGGTCGGCTTATGTCACCACGATGTGCAAGGGCGAAGTGGGCGCGGTGCGCGCCGCCGTGGAAGCCGGCGCGGCCGCCGCGCAGAAAGTGGGCGAGCTTGTCGGTATTCATGTGATACCCAGGCCCCATGACGGCCTTGACAGGTATATGGACAAGATCAGCGTAAGGGCGGACTAG